In Truepera sp., the sequence GATACCGCCGGTGGCAAAGACCTTGATGCCCGCTGAGTGGGCGGCGTAGAGCGTCGTGGCGACGGTGGTGCCGGCGTCGCGCTTGCCGGCGACCAGTGCGGCGAGGTTCCAGAGCGACGCCTTGTCGGCTGCGCCGGAGGCGAGCCGCTCGAGACCTGCTGGCGTGAGCCCGACCCGGATCTCGCCCGCCAGTACGGCTACCGTGGCGGGAACGGCGCCCGCCTCTCGCACCACTTCCTCGAGGCGCCGCGCCAGCTCCAGGTTCTGGGGCCTCGGGAGGCCGTGAGTGACGACGGTGGACTCGAGGGCCACGACGGCAGCGCCTCGTGCCAGCGCGGCGGCCACGTCAGGCGAGGTGCGGACAGGTCCAGTTACGCTCACGCCGTCGATGTTACCGCAGCGCGGTGAGGCGCTGGCCGGGCCCCGGTGCCGCTGCGGAGCGCATGCCATCGCGGAGTCGCGCCACACGGGCGGCGCCGCCACGCATGGTAAAATCCGGCGGTGAACGTCGAGCTGTCCACGGTATTCCCTTGGCTCCAGCAGATCGCATTCGGGGCGGTGGCCGGCTTCGTGGCGGGTTTCGCGCTCAAGAAGGTCGGTAAGCTCGTGGCCCTGGCCCTCGGCCTCCTGTTCGTCGCCATTCAGCTGCTGGCGTGGTCGGGCTTCGTGACGGTCGACTGGGGCGCGGTGCAGGCGTCGGTGGACCCCCTCCTCGAGACGAGCTCACTGGAGCGGGCGTGGCGCAGCCTGTTGAGCGTGCTCGCCTACAACATCCCGTTCGCCGCCGCCTTCGTTCCCGCGGTGGTCATCGGCATCAAGCGCGGCTGAGGCCGCCTCTGGCGGACGCCGCCGGCTCCGGAGAGTCAGCGGACCCAGTGCAGATGACCTGAGTCTGCTGCGCTCAAGGACCTTGATTGAGTT encodes:
- a CDS encoding FUN14 domain-containing protein, which codes for MNVELSTVFPWLQQIAFGAVAGFVAGFALKKVGKLVALALGLLFVAIQLLAWSGFVTVDWGAVQASVDPLLETSSLERAWRSLLSVLAYNIPFAAAFVPAVVIGIKRG